From a region of the Buchnera aphidicola (Aphis fabae) genome:
- a CDS encoding RnfABCDGE type electron transport complex subunit B, producing the protein MIIILIFSLVSFLLGLILAYTHYLFPVKTDPIINKINNELPQSQCAQCGYPGCYPYAKAIINKNEKINKCIPGGSELIFKITKLLNLDKNIEDINIQNKSLVYTTVKIDEKNCVGCSKCAIFCPVDAIIGAPNFMHTVVQKFCTGCNICLLHCPTNCIKIIKE; encoded by the coding sequence ATAATAATTATTTTAATTTTTTCTTTGGTATCTTTTTTATTAGGATTAATACTTGCATATACTCATTATCTTTTTCCTGTAAAAACAGATCCTATTATAAATAAAATTAATAATGAATTACCTCAAAGTCAATGTGCACAATGCGGTTATCCAGGTTGTTATCCTTATGCGAAAGCCATAATAAATAAAAATGAAAAGATTAATAAGTGTATACCTGGAGGAAGTGAATTAATCTTTAAAATTACTAAATTATTAAATTTAGATAAAAATATAGAAGATATTAATATTCAAAATAAATCACTTGTATATACAACAGTAAAAATTGATGAAAAAAATTGTGTAGGCTGTTCTAAATGTGCTATTTTTTGCCCAGTAGATGCAATAATTGGAGCTCCTAACTTCATGCATACAGTAGTACAAAAATTTTGTACTGGTTGTAATATCTGTTTATTACATTGTCCAACTAATTGTATTAAAATCATTAAAGAATAA
- a CDS encoding riboflavin synthase subunit alpha: protein MFTGIIHGIAQVISIDKKKKLYTYTMHFPSILLNKLQLGASVSHNGCCLTVKKIDQCYVIFDVMQITIAHTNLGLLNIGDYINIERSVKYGDEIGGHIVSGHIMNTAEVSKIIKLDNNYIIWFKITDISLIKYIFYKGFICIDGISLTIVNIIKNEFCVSIIPETLSLTTIGYKKVGELVNIEIDLCTQITVDTTERLINNFLFIYK, encoded by the coding sequence ATGTTTACAGGTATTATTCATGGAATTGCTCAAGTTATTTCTATAGATAAGAAAAAAAAATTATATACTTATACCATGCATTTTCCATCTATTTTATTAAATAAATTACAACTTGGAGCTTCAGTTTCGCATAATGGATGTTGTTTAACAGTTAAAAAAATTGACCAATGTTATGTAATTTTTGATGTAATGCAAATAACAATTGCCCATACTAATTTAGGGCTTTTAAATATAGGTGATTATATTAATATTGAAAGATCTGTTAAGTATGGTGATGAAATTGGAGGACATATAGTATCTGGTCATATTATGAATACTGCTGAAGTATCTAAAATAATAAAATTAGATAATAATTATATTATATGGTTTAAAATAACAGATATATCTTTAATAAAATATATTTTTTATAAAGGTTTTATTTGTATAGATGGAATAAGTCTAACAATTGTTAATATTATTAAGAATGAGTTTTGTGTAAGTATAATACCAGAAACATTATCTTTAACAACAATAGGTTATAAAAAAGTTGGAGAATTAGTTAATATTGAGATTGATTTATGCACTCAAATAACTGTAGATACCACAGAACGTTTGATCAATAATTTTCTTTTTATATATAAATAA
- the rsxA gene encoding electron transport complex subunit RsxA: MKNYFLFFVSNILIDNFILVKFLGLCPFTGASNKLEIAVGISFATTFVVFISTMILWFVNFLILSPFNLVYLRIIIYMLVISFLVQFLEIILRNTSPFLYRILGIFLPLITTNCAVLAIPLFCLYENYTFLESIFYAMSSALGFSLVMIIFSSIRERILLSDIPIAFKGSPIVLITISLIAISFMGFRGLIKI, encoded by the coding sequence GTGAAAAATTATTTTTTATTTTTTGTATCAAATATATTAATTGATAATTTTATTTTAGTAAAATTTCTTGGTTTGTGTCCTTTTACAGGAGCTTCAAATAAATTAGAAATTGCAGTAGGTATTAGCTTTGCGACTACTTTTGTTGTATTTATATCTACTATGATTTTATGGTTTGTTAATTTTTTAATTTTATCTCCATTTAATTTAGTTTATTTAAGAATTATTATATATATGTTAGTAATTTCATTTTTGGTACAGTTTTTAGAAATAATTTTACGTAATACTAGTCCTTTTTTATATCGCATACTTGGTATTTTTTTACCATTAATTACAACTAATTGTGCAGTTTTAGCAATTCCTTTATTTTGTTTGTATGAAAATTATACATTTTTAGAGTCAATTTTTTATGCGATGAGTTCTGCTTTAGGTTTTTCTTTAGTAATGATTATATTTTCAAGTATTAGAGAGCGTATATTATTATCTGATATTCCTATTGCATTTAAAGGTTCTCCTATTGTTCTTATTACCATCAGTTTAATTGCTATTTCGTTTATGGGCTTTAGAGGTTTAATAAAAATTTAA